From a single Methylacidiphilum kamchatkense Kam1 genomic region:
- the hydA gene encoding dihydropyrimidinase yields the protein MDVVIKNGILVNADGKAEVDIGIEAGKIAALGKNLSGRKTIDASGKYLIPGGIDIHTHLETVFGGSQTADDFLSGHLGAIAGGTTSHINFCFPDPGQSLLATLAHWQQKVRSKSLIDYGFHLVIREESHLEELPMLLEKGVSSIKCFLAYKDTVQIDEELFFKTVEKAKEHGLLTMVHAENGNIIDYLVKKALANHFISPIFHARTRPPELESQSIHFAASVASMLKAPLYIVHVSSEKGLEEIRRAKAEGTDLWAETCPQYLLFTERDLERKGHTPNLEDFEGAKWVCSPPLRKEEDQQALWEGLRLGLIDVVSTDHCSFHFLSQKTRGLSDFSKIPNGVPGIEERMALLFHYGCKQRNLPMERFVSLTAETPAFLFGLEGQKGRLAEGYDADVVLWDPNKRQVLSVDSHHIQLDYNLYEGFAIEGGPDMVMLRGKIIYANGQFFVEQGNGNYLFRSSYKHSLNHGTKS from the coding sequence ATGGATGTAGTGATTAAGAACGGCATTTTGGTGAATGCGGATGGGAAAGCTGAAGTGGACATAGGGATAGAAGCAGGAAAAATCGCAGCATTAGGGAAAAATCTTTCTGGACGAAAAACCATTGATGCAAGCGGAAAATATCTGATTCCTGGGGGAATAGACATTCACACCCATCTTGAAACAGTTTTTGGGGGAAGCCAAACGGCCGATGATTTCCTTTCTGGCCATCTTGGAGCAATTGCAGGAGGAACAACCTCCCACATTAATTTCTGCTTTCCAGATCCTGGCCAAAGCCTTCTTGCCACGCTAGCGCATTGGCAACAGAAAGTCCGATCGAAGTCCCTCATTGATTATGGGTTTCATTTGGTGATTCGGGAAGAAAGTCATCTAGAGGAATTACCAATGCTTCTTGAGAAAGGAGTAAGCAGCATCAAATGTTTCCTCGCCTACAAAGATACCGTGCAAATCGATGAAGAACTATTCTTTAAAACGGTTGAAAAAGCTAAGGAGCATGGTCTTTTGACCATGGTGCATGCAGAAAATGGCAACATCATCGATTATCTTGTTAAAAAGGCCCTTGCTAACCACTTTATCTCTCCTATATTTCATGCTCGTACCAGGCCTCCAGAATTAGAATCTCAATCCATCCACTTTGCCGCCTCCGTTGCTTCTATGCTTAAAGCGCCCTTATACATCGTGCATGTAAGCTCAGAAAAGGGACTCGAAGAAATCCGAAGGGCAAAAGCAGAAGGGACCGATCTATGGGCTGAAACTTGCCCTCAATACCTCCTCTTTACTGAAAGAGATTTAGAAAGAAAGGGTCATACACCCAACTTAGAGGATTTCGAAGGAGCTAAATGGGTATGCTCACCCCCATTGAGAAAAGAAGAGGATCAACAGGCTTTATGGGAAGGGCTTCGATTGGGCCTAATCGATGTGGTATCAACCGATCACTGTTCGTTTCATTTCTTATCCCAGAAGACACGAGGCTTATCCGATTTTTCAAAAATTCCCAATGGCGTTCCGGGAATAGAAGAAAGAATGGCCTTATTATTTCATTATGGCTGCAAACAAAGAAACCTCCCAATGGAAAGGTTTGTTAGCCTTACGGCTGAGACCCCTGCCTTCCTTTTTGGTTTAGAGGGACAAAAAGGCAGGCTAGCTGAAGGATATGATGCGGATGTTGTCTTATGGGATCCGAACAAAAGGCAAGTCCTGTCAGTGGATTCCCATCACATTCAGCTAGATTATAATCTCTACGAAGGCTTTGCAATTGAAGGTGGACCAGACATGGTCATGCTCAGAGGCAAAATTATTTATGCAAACGGCCAATTTTTCGTCGAACAAGGAAACGGCAACTATCTTTTCCGATCTTCCTATAAGCATTCTTTAAACCATGGCACTAAATCCTAA
- a CDS encoding Zn-dependent hydrolase translates to MALNPKRTITELLELKALSDNGLGAQRVAFSPGWQKARKWFLDKVQEFPFHTEMDTAGNLWVKIQGQRPEELWIGGHLDSVPSGGWLDGAFDVLAGLEVLRTYTSVKPPITLCLVDWADEEGSRFGRSLFGSSAVSGSLKTEEIFSLKDASGLSLVEVLEANGLSADKVSEAAKLKNKAVAYLEVHIEQGPILEKLSVPLGVVLGTAGVERHRFIFRGQTNHSGSTPMWLRKDAFVGAARLVHFLRSVANRYEGVATAGCCELEPGIPTAIPGVCRLTIEERNLDKTNLEKMWEETLKEAQKIANEENLELEAEPLLRIDPVRFHPQLVELCKASILEVCSKVHLLGSGPLHDASEIAKAGIPTAMMFVQSKEGISHSPKEDSAIEHLEMAVIAFEKWVKKTIHWLLSKLPEKA, encoded by the coding sequence ATGGCACTAAATCCTAAAAGAACCATTACGGAACTATTGGAATTAAAAGCACTGAGCGATAATGGCTTGGGGGCTCAAAGGGTGGCTTTTAGTCCCGGTTGGCAAAAGGCTAGAAAATGGTTTCTCGACAAAGTCCAAGAGTTTCCATTTCACACTGAAATGGACACCGCCGGAAATCTCTGGGTAAAAATTCAGGGCCAAAGACCAGAAGAACTTTGGATTGGTGGGCATTTGGATTCCGTTCCCTCTGGCGGATGGCTCGATGGAGCGTTTGACGTGCTGGCCGGATTAGAAGTCCTAAGAACCTATACTTCGGTCAAGCCACCGATTACGCTTTGTTTAGTAGATTGGGCAGATGAAGAAGGAAGTCGATTTGGCAGAAGCCTGTTTGGTTCCAGTGCTGTCTCAGGCAGTTTAAAAACAGAAGAGATCTTTTCATTAAAAGATGCCTCTGGTCTTTCGCTTGTTGAGGTCTTAGAGGCTAACGGGTTATCAGCCGACAAAGTGAGTGAAGCGGCTAAGCTTAAAAACAAAGCCGTAGCGTATCTAGAAGTCCATATCGAACAGGGGCCCATCTTAGAAAAGTTGTCTGTACCCCTTGGAGTAGTTCTTGGGACCGCTGGAGTAGAACGGCATAGGTTCATTTTTAGGGGTCAAACAAATCATAGTGGCTCTACCCCAATGTGGCTTAGAAAAGATGCATTCGTAGGAGCGGCTCGTCTGGTCCATTTTTTACGCTCCGTTGCGAATCGATATGAAGGGGTAGCAACGGCTGGCTGTTGTGAACTCGAACCAGGGATTCCAACAGCCATTCCAGGCGTTTGTCGGCTGACCATAGAGGAACGCAACCTAGATAAAACGAACTTAGAGAAAATGTGGGAAGAGACGCTCAAAGAAGCCCAAAAGATTGCTAATGAAGAAAATCTGGAGCTTGAGGCAGAGCCACTGCTAAGAATTGACCCCGTTAGGTTTCATCCTCAACTTGTGGAGCTTTGCAAAGCATCGATTCTCGAAGTTTGTTCTAAAGTACACCTGCTAGGATCAGGCCCTCTTCATGATGCTTCTGAAATTGCTAAAGCAGGGATACCGACTGCGATGATGTTCGTGCAGAGTAAAGAGGGAATATCCCATAGTCCTAAAGAAGACTCAGCTATAGAACATTTAGAAATGGCCGTTATCGCTTTTGAAAAATGGGTGAAAAAAACGATCCATTGGCTGCTTAGTAAACTACCAGAGAAAGCATAG
- a CDS encoding energy transducer TonB — MVEIAPDGVVKSATIYKSSGYPELDETALLSARKWRFSKETSHSNRIRRKIICVRFNPPPRSGSQNVTSHLQKEAVVCYILAEVSATGHVKSTTLYKSSGDAELDRMALNAVKRWKLHPAKKGNRPVESKVIIPVQFHLKHYQKKTAANSTDISS, encoded by the coding sequence ATGGTGGAGATTGCTCCGGATGGAGTTGTCAAATCCGCAACTATATATAAGTCTTCCGGCTATCCCGAGCTGGATGAAACAGCCCTACTGTCTGCTCGAAAATGGAGATTCTCAAAAGAAACGAGTCATTCAAACCGGATCCGCCGGAAAATCATTTGCGTTAGATTCAATCCTCCACCGAGGTCAGGATCCCAAAATGTAACTTCTCACCTTCAAAAGGAAGCAGTCGTGTGCTATATTCTTGCTGAAGTTTCGGCTACTGGGCATGTCAAATCCACGACTCTCTATAAGTCCTCAGGTGATGCCGAGCTTGATCGAATGGCTCTCAACGCCGTTAAAAGATGGAAATTACATCCAGCAAAAAAGGGGAATCGTCCTGTCGAATCAAAAGTTATTATTCCTGTTCAGTTCCACTTAAAGCATTATCAGAAAAAGACGGCGGCTAACTCTACTGATATTTCTAGCTAG
- a CDS encoding S9 family peptidase — protein sequence MKLLRALFLIFPFFLAPSLLLGTDSSLIPLPVLFSEPEAAAPKISPDGEKLAYLFPENGVRNVRVRLLGTKNEWTITHLEKRGIRHFFWHPDSNSIFYLEDQKGNENFHLFQVGLDGKNPTDLTPFENAKVQVIAVEPSNKKFMLLAINTRNPKYFDVYKLIFATKKLELIEENPGNIIDWVADHNFEIRAAQALMPNGIGVINVRETVSSPWKPLLQWQLEEDNVKIVDFSPDNKSLWLLSSKEANTTRLISMDIASAQRKVLCEDPRYDVAGIVSNPKTYSLEAVAIIKDKTQWQFFDPQMEHYFAYLKTIHPGTIEIISRNYEDTVWTIRFTSDIDPGTYYLFYPKQTKAEFLFHTNSRLLSYQLAPVKPIAFRARDNLLIEGYLTLPRENAKNLPFVLYVHGGPWTRDYWEFSPVVQFLANRGYGVLQFNFRGSTGYGKDFYNAGNKQWGKKMLDDILDAKKWVIEQHYANPHKVAIMGFSYGGYATLAALAFYPDEFACGIEAMGPSNLFTLFNSFPPYWEPLKILIKKRLGDPQTDSEYFKSSSPLFAADRIKAPLLIGQGENDVRVKKMESDQIVEALRKKGQTVEYLLFHDQGHDFLNPVNRLQFFEAVEAFLNKYLGK from the coding sequence ATGAAACTTCTAAGAGCCTTATTCCTCATTTTCCCTTTTTTCCTCGCCCCCTCTCTTCTTTTGGGGACGGATTCATCCTTGATTCCTTTACCGGTTCTCTTCAGTGAACCGGAAGCCGCGGCACCCAAAATTTCTCCTGATGGAGAAAAACTTGCTTACCTTTTTCCAGAGAATGGGGTTCGGAACGTTCGCGTCAGGCTCTTAGGGACAAAGAACGAATGGACTATTACTCACTTAGAAAAAAGGGGCATCAGACACTTTTTTTGGCATCCTGATAGTAATTCTATTTTCTATCTAGAAGACCAAAAAGGAAATGAGAATTTCCATCTCTTTCAAGTAGGCCTTGATGGGAAAAATCCAACGGATTTAACCCCTTTTGAGAATGCTAAGGTCCAAGTCATTGCCGTGGAGCCGTCTAACAAAAAGTTTATGCTTTTGGCTATCAATACACGAAACCCTAAATACTTTGATGTCTATAAACTAATCTTTGCTACAAAAAAACTGGAATTGATCGAAGAAAACCCTGGAAATATCATTGATTGGGTAGCCGATCATAACTTTGAGATCCGTGCTGCACAAGCCCTAATGCCGAATGGGATAGGAGTAATTAATGTCAGGGAAACTGTCTCTTCTCCTTGGAAACCACTTCTCCAGTGGCAGCTTGAAGAAGATAACGTCAAAATTGTGGATTTTAGTCCTGATAACAAATCTCTTTGGCTGCTATCCAGTAAAGAGGCAAATACCACAAGGCTCATATCGATGGACATCGCCTCAGCCCAAAGAAAAGTACTTTGTGAAGATCCACGGTATGATGTAGCAGGAATTGTATCGAATCCCAAAACTTATTCTCTAGAAGCCGTTGCGATTATAAAGGATAAAACCCAGTGGCAATTCTTTGATCCACAAATGGAACATTATTTTGCCTACCTCAAAACGATTCATCCTGGCACCATTGAGATTATCAGCAGAAACTATGAGGACACTGTGTGGACTATACGATTTACTTCTGACATAGATCCTGGAACCTATTATCTCTTTTACCCTAAACAAACGAAAGCGGAGTTTTTGTTCCACACCAATTCTCGACTTTTATCTTACCAGCTTGCTCCAGTAAAACCTATTGCCTTCAGAGCTAGAGACAATCTACTCATCGAAGGATATCTGACTTTGCCTAGAGAAAACGCAAAAAACCTCCCTTTTGTTTTATATGTGCATGGGGGGCCATGGACGCGAGATTATTGGGAATTTAGCCCTGTGGTCCAATTCCTAGCCAATAGGGGCTATGGAGTCCTTCAATTTAATTTTAGAGGGTCTACCGGCTATGGTAAGGATTTTTATAATGCAGGGAACAAGCAATGGGGCAAAAAAATGCTTGATGATATTCTTGACGCAAAAAAATGGGTGATTGAGCAGCACTACGCCAATCCTCATAAAGTTGCCATTATGGGATTTAGCTATGGGGGGTATGCTACGCTGGCAGCCCTTGCTTTTTATCCTGATGAATTTGCTTGTGGCATTGAAGCTATGGGCCCTTCTAATCTTTTTACGCTCTTCAACTCCTTTCCGCCTTACTGGGAACCATTAAAGATCTTAATCAAAAAAAGATTAGGAGACCCACAAACCGACAGTGAATATTTTAAAAGTAGTTCGCCATTATTTGCCGCTGACCGCATCAAAGCCCCATTACTTATAGGCCAAGGAGAAAACGATGTTCGTGTTAAAAAAATGGAAAGCGACCAAATCGTTGAGGCTTTAAGAAAGAAAGGACAAACGGTAGAATATCTTCTTTTTCACGATCAAGGCCATGATTTTCTCAATCCAGTGAATAGACTGCAGTTCTTTGAAGCTGTGGAAGCTTTTCTCAATAAGTATCTAGGGAAATGA
- a CDS encoding CapA family protein: MRIILVGDVMLGRLVDELLEVVDSSYPWGDLLPLFRCADWKGCNLECVFTDQTEFYELPPKVFRFKSAVKNIEVLKDAGIRVVSLANNHVLDFGKKALCEMLDHLDAAGILHSGAGVNLEESRLPAIDQIQRLRIGFLAFTDNEPSWEASEEAGIHYVPVQLDDPRAQTLFELVKETKTKVDFLIVSAHWGSNWGFEVPTEHVDFAHKLIEQGADVVFGHSPHVFRAIEIFHHSLILYSCGDFIDDYMVDPYFRNDWSFVFLLILEGKKLVSLRLFPVVIANFRVQRARGREAEEIIERMIALCRPFGTKIHWEKEMSYCCLQL, encoded by the coding sequence ATGAGGATAATTTTGGTGGGTGATGTCATGCTTGGAAGGCTCGTTGATGAGCTATTAGAAGTAGTGGATTCTTCTTACCCATGGGGTGATCTCCTTCCTCTTTTCCGATGCGCCGATTGGAAAGGCTGCAATCTAGAATGTGTTTTTACTGATCAAACGGAGTTTTATGAGCTGCCGCCAAAAGTGTTTCGGTTTAAATCAGCAGTGAAAAACATTGAAGTGCTTAAAGATGCCGGCATTCGGGTAGTCTCTCTTGCTAATAACCATGTGCTTGACTTTGGCAAAAAAGCCCTGTGCGAAATGCTGGATCATCTTGATGCCGCTGGCATTCTGCATAGTGGGGCAGGAGTCAACCTAGAAGAAAGTCGACTTCCAGCGATCGACCAGATTCAACGATTAAGAATAGGTTTTCTTGCTTTTACTGATAACGAACCTTCCTGGGAAGCTTCAGAAGAAGCGGGAATTCACTATGTTCCTGTACAACTCGATGATCCAAGAGCTCAGACGCTTTTCGAGCTTGTCAAAGAAACAAAAACAAAAGTAGATTTCCTCATCGTTTCAGCGCATTGGGGTTCTAATTGGGGATTTGAAGTGCCTACTGAGCATGTCGATTTTGCGCATAAATTAATAGAACAAGGCGCTGATGTTGTCTTTGGCCATTCCCCTCATGTTTTTCGTGCCATAGAGATTTTTCATCATTCCTTAATCCTCTATTCCTGTGGCGATTTTATTGATGATTACATGGTAGATCCTTATTTTAGGAACGATTGGAGCTTCGTTTTTCTTTTAATATTAGAAGGAAAAAAACTAGTTTCTCTTCGGCTTTTCCCTGTGGTGATAGCCAATTTCAGAGTCCAAAGAGCCAGGGGGAGAGAGGCAGAAGAAATTATCGAAAGAATGATAGCTTTATGCAGGCCTTTTGGAACTAAAATCCACTGGGAAAAGGAAATGTCCTATTGTTGCCTCCAACTCTAA
- a CDS encoding sulfite exporter TauE/SafE family protein, producing MKFYIVGFFVAFLIGLTGVGGGTVTVPLLILMGIEPTIAIGISLGFSALIKIPSSMIYFFKGHIDKKTLIYLSLGGIPGVVLGSLILRKIYQQDHLKSVMLLLIGVIIVISSLINLWHTIKDYRPTTNKYTLLLPVCAFLIGFEVGTFSSGAGALGTLLLLSLTTLSPSDVVGTDIAFGLILSLIGGGIHLFQGLSDSSIIFKMVMGGIFGAIGGAYACMIFPKKPARIFLLIWLIFIGVMLFFRSLR from the coding sequence ATGAAATTTTATATTGTTGGTTTTTTTGTTGCTTTTTTAATTGGATTGACTGGAGTCGGAGGGGGAACAGTGACCGTACCTCTGCTTATCCTTATGGGGATAGAGCCTACCATAGCGATTGGAATTTCTCTTGGATTTTCTGCGTTGATTAAGATCCCAAGCTCCATGATTTACTTTTTTAAGGGGCATATTGATAAGAAAACATTAATTTATCTTTCCCTTGGTGGCATTCCCGGCGTTGTGCTTGGATCTTTGATCCTACGGAAAATTTATCAGCAGGATCATCTTAAATCCGTTATGCTTCTGCTCATTGGAGTTATTATTGTCATCTCTTCGCTCATTAACTTGTGGCATACGATAAAGGATTACAGACCAACGACAAACAAGTATACTCTATTACTGCCTGTATGTGCTTTTTTAATCGGTTTTGAAGTAGGCACTTTTTCTTCCGGAGCTGGTGCCCTTGGCACCCTACTGCTCTTAAGCTTGACGACCTTAAGTCCCAGTGATGTGGTGGGGACAGACATCGCTTTTGGACTTATTCTTTCCTTGATCGGAGGTGGTATCCATCTATTTCAAGGACTAAGCGACTCGAGTATCATCTTCAAAATGGTTATGGGAGGCATTTTTGGGGCTATCGGCGGGGCTTATGCCTGCATGATTTTCCCTAAAAAACCAGCACGCATCTTTCTCCTTATTTGGCTCATATTTATTGGGGTTATGCTCTTTTTTAGATCGCTTCGCTGA
- a CDS encoding phosphoribulokinase, protein MSSKHPIISITGSSGAGTSTVKVAFQHIFRREKINAFIIEGDAFHRYDRQEMRAKMEEMEKKGNPHFSHFGPEANLFEELEALFREYGQTGRGKYRKYLHNEEEAAPYGQKPGTFTPWEEIPEGTDLLFYEGLHGALVTDKVNIVQYTDLPIGIVPIINLEWIQKLHRDKKERGYAHEDVVHTILRRMPDYVNYICPQFSHTAVNFQRVPIVDTSNPFIARDIPSPDESMLVIRFRNPKGIDFPYLLSMLKDSFMSRPNTIVCPGSKMPLAIELIFTPMIWQLMHRKKLSS, encoded by the coding sequence ATGTCTTCTAAACACCCTATCATCTCCATTACAGGCTCTTCAGGAGCAGGTACTTCTACCGTAAAAGTGGCTTTTCAGCATATTTTCCGGAGGGAAAAGATTAATGCTTTTATCATTGAAGGCGATGCTTTTCACAGGTATGACCGGCAGGAAATGCGTGCCAAAATGGAAGAAATGGAAAAGAAGGGAAATCCCCATTTCAGCCATTTTGGACCGGAGGCCAATCTCTTTGAAGAGCTAGAAGCTCTTTTTAGAGAGTATGGCCAAACGGGAAGAGGAAAATACCGAAAGTATTTACACAATGAAGAAGAAGCAGCACCATATGGACAAAAACCAGGTACTTTTACTCCATGGGAAGAGATTCCAGAGGGAACGGACTTGCTTTTCTATGAAGGATTGCATGGAGCCCTAGTAACCGATAAAGTCAATATCGTCCAATATACGGATCTTCCCATTGGGATTGTGCCCATTATCAATCTGGAGTGGATACAGAAACTGCATCGGGATAAGAAAGAAAGAGGCTATGCGCATGAAGATGTCGTGCATACGATATTGCGGAGAATGCCCGATTATGTGAACTATATCTGTCCACAGTTTTCTCATACGGCTGTAAATTTTCAAAGAGTACCGATTGTGGATACTTCGAATCCTTTTATTGCTCGTGACATTCCTTCTCCGGATGAAAGCATGCTTGTCATTCGATTTCGAAACCCCAAAGGAATTGATTTCCCTTACCTATTATCCATGCTGAAGGATTCCTTCATGTCGAGACCTAATACGATCGTATGCCCTGGATCGAAAATGCCTTTGGCCATTGAGTTGATATTTACCCCGATGATCTGGCAGCTGATGCATAGGAAAAAGCTTAGTTCATAA
- a CDS encoding class 1 fructose-bisphosphatase: MSYHRVTLSKFLLERRKEGAIDPELASLINDIESACKYVAAAVSRGRLNTMEVNVSVNVQGEEQKPLDVIANDIFLKICEEGDQLQGMVSEEMEQPYIIPPEHKKGKYLLIFDPLDGSSNLDLNLTVGSIFSILKGPADNEPLKEHHFLRPGREQVAAGFTLYGPTVMLILTVGNGVHGFTLDREVGIFTLTHPNMRIAESTKEFAINASNERFWEPPVKRYVEECIKGKTGPRGKDFNMRWIASMVAEVYRILIRGGLFMYPRDTKDLSKPGRLRLLYEANPMGFIVEQAGGMISTGRECILDIVPQSLHQRIPVILGSKEEVERLNQYHDDYDSGKPTEFDSPLFSARSLFRND, encoded by the coding sequence ATGAGTTATCACAGAGTCACGTTGAGTAAATTTTTGTTAGAACGGCGGAAAGAAGGCGCTATTGATCCTGAACTAGCTTCGTTGATCAATGATATTGAAAGTGCTTGCAAATATGTGGCTGCGGCTGTCTCTAGAGGCAGGCTCAATACCATGGAAGTCAATGTATCGGTCAATGTCCAGGGTGAAGAGCAGAAACCTTTGGATGTCATTGCCAACGACATTTTTTTAAAGATATGCGAGGAGGGAGATCAGCTACAGGGGATGGTTTCTGAAGAAATGGAACAGCCCTATATTATTCCCCCTGAACATAAAAAAGGAAAATATCTTCTTATTTTCGACCCACTAGATGGTTCGTCTAATTTGGATTTGAATTTAACTGTTGGTTCTATTTTCTCTATTCTAAAGGGGCCAGCTGACAATGAGCCGTTGAAAGAGCATCATTTCCTAAGACCGGGTAGAGAGCAGGTGGCAGCTGGCTTTACCCTTTATGGTCCAACGGTCATGCTGATTTTGACGGTTGGCAACGGAGTCCATGGCTTTACCCTTGATCGAGAGGTAGGCATTTTCACTTTAACGCATCCGAACATGCGTATTGCCGAATCGACAAAGGAATTTGCCATCAATGCTTCGAATGAAAGATTCTGGGAGCCTCCCGTTAAAAGATATGTCGAGGAGTGTATTAAAGGAAAGACTGGTCCAAGAGGAAAGGATTTTAACATGCGTTGGATTGCTTCAATGGTTGCCGAGGTCTATAGAATCCTTATCCGCGGCGGTCTTTTTATGTATCCAAGGGATACGAAAGACCTTTCTAAGCCAGGCAGACTCCGTCTTCTCTATGAGGCCAATCCAATGGGTTTCATTGTCGAACAAGCTGGTGGAATGATCTCTACAGGCAGAGAGTGTATTCTAGACATTGTGCCTCAAAGCCTACATCAAAGGATCCCCGTCATCCTTGGATCAAAAGAAGAGGTCGAGCGGCTCAACCAGTATCACGATGATTATGATAGTGGTAAACCGACCGAATTTGATTCTCCACTTTTTTCTGCCAGATCTCTTTTTCGAAACGATTAA
- a CDS encoding TolC family protein encodes MAKKFVFIFAFLFFFWLTDRGIGQGESAHDFKETEKSTPSAPVLSLIPSASPIAQATTSTSQGSAIQPPAPNSSIAPLEEQMEMAYKKSSPIHSSHTFHGKGGKAVFIAVWKKILAHYPELKKKHAKLSEAIAQKALAESGYYPRLYGWADSLTSDNPILGFMMHLTERNFTAQDFNIHNLNHPGTVSNQNAGLLAIFPIFDAMQTIDSVKAAKDAIKAREEEERYTRMEASLLSIDAWIGLLFADAELFKAMSQLEASKTDLNEALQLMEQGLVLGADFFMGRSLAASIEQSKNGYLARKKVALVTLNTLAGTPAEAEIAIPKNLPRPKKISKPLSSWVQEAILYRGDLAALRHQIQVQRTEVKREKDTIMPNVNGFASGMLDSDNFTTGGRSYTVGVLGTMALFDPSRDPKIKRAKAEEEQLIHEESVLKDNIQTKLAEAITDLETAYRDSEILYHSMQDAIQAIVMTRDLYREGRKTIADLIQARTYGLQVEVSYLESVARYESSKAKLFFLSGQLDDYQVQNLANELGGED; translated from the coding sequence ATGGCCAAAAAATTTGTTTTTATTTTTGCTTTTCTTTTCTTCTTCTGGTTAACGGACAGGGGGATTGGCCAAGGAGAATCGGCTCATGATTTTAAAGAGACCGAAAAAAGCACTCCCTCTGCCCCCGTTTTATCTCTCATCCCATCTGCCTCACCAATTGCGCAGGCGACTACCTCTACTAGTCAAGGGTCAGCTATCCAACCCCCTGCACCTAATAGCTCCATAGCTCCTCTAGAAGAGCAGATGGAGATGGCCTATAAGAAAAGCTCACCCATCCACTCTTCCCATACGTTTCATGGCAAAGGTGGCAAAGCGGTGTTCATTGCCGTATGGAAGAAGATCCTTGCCCATTATCCGGAGCTGAAGAAAAAGCATGCCAAACTCTCCGAAGCGATTGCCCAAAAGGCTCTTGCTGAATCAGGCTATTATCCACGGCTCTATGGGTGGGCTGATTCGCTTACTTCTGATAATCCAATCCTTGGTTTTATGATGCATTTAACCGAAAGAAATTTCACTGCTCAAGATTTTAACATCCACAATTTGAATCATCCAGGCACGGTTTCTAACCAAAATGCAGGGTTGCTTGCTATTTTTCCGATATTCGATGCCATGCAAACTATCGATTCAGTGAAAGCAGCGAAGGACGCTATAAAAGCCAGAGAAGAAGAAGAAAGATACACCCGGATGGAAGCCTCCCTGCTGTCCATCGATGCCTGGATTGGTCTTTTGTTTGCCGATGCCGAATTATTCAAAGCAATGTCGCAGCTCGAAGCCTCTAAAACAGACCTCAATGAAGCATTGCAACTGATGGAACAGGGACTAGTGCTTGGAGCAGACTTTTTCATGGGAAGATCCCTTGCAGCCTCCATTGAGCAGTCCAAAAATGGCTATTTGGCCAGAAAAAAAGTAGCGCTCGTTACCCTGAACACCTTGGCAGGTACGCCAGCGGAAGCAGAAATAGCGATTCCTAAAAATCTGCCTCGACCCAAAAAAATTTCAAAGCCCTTGAGTAGTTGGGTCCAGGAGGCCATCCTCTATAGAGGGGATCTTGCTGCCTTACGGCATCAAATCCAGGTGCAACGTACGGAAGTAAAACGTGAAAAAGATACTATTATGCCCAACGTTAACGGCTTTGCTTCGGGCATGCTTGATAGTGACAATTTTACAACCGGTGGCCGCAGCTACACGGTGGGGGTGTTAGGGACCATGGCCCTCTTCGATCCTTCTAGAGATCCAAAAATAAAAAGAGCCAAAGCCGAAGAAGAGCAGCTGATCCATGAAGAAAGCGTGTTAAAAGACAACATTCAAACCAAATTGGCTGAAGCCATAACCGATTTAGAAACAGCTTATAGGGATTCTGAAATCCTTTATCATTCGATGCAGGATGCCATTCAGGCCATTGTTATGACAAGAGACTTATATCGGGAGGGAAGGAAAACAATTGCCGATCTTATCCAAGCCCGCACCTATGGGTTACAAGTAGAAGTCAGTTATCTTGAAAGCGTTGCCCGGTACGAGTCCTCAAAAGCCAAGCTCTTTTTTCTTTCTGGCCAACTGGATGATTACCAAGTCCAAAACTTAGCGAACGAATTGGGAGGAGAAGACTAA